The following coding sequences lie in one Leptospira neocaledonica genomic window:
- a CDS encoding efflux RND transporter permease subunit, whose amino-acid sequence MRTIIQSFIHNRLFMYLGVIFIFAAGGMSLCGLRRDAFPNVDMKQLVITTKFPGASPADVELRVTYPIEEKIKEIDGIDEIRSFSRNSVSDIDVRVSLEEKNPEKVLDEIRRAVDNAISDFPVQVTEKPKITERKSGSFPIMDFSVYGGKDEIELHTIAEFIELELEKIPGIARVDVFGKRDREWHILVNADRLKQYQLDLSDITRTIRTRNINLPAGSVDSENAFDLRIDGEFKQPSEIGKIPVRTNDIFSTVRIGNLARVEDTFEYPRFLAIANGQQGLVLSVIKKERADAIEVADNVQARLKELEKIYPESIKTFKLNDEAKRTKNRLNVVSSNALIGFLIVFGILFLFLDFRTATLTSMSLPLSMLMTFAALPFFDVSFNMISMMGLIISLGMLVDNSIVISENIYTYLGERMDKTSAALKGTTEMLVPIFGSYLTTVAAFLPMLFMAGIMGKFIWQIPLVVIIALTASLIESFLFLPSRIAAFAKTPDELKRSSKFRKSLDSFFARMEERFADFVALTIRNRNKSFFAIIFVVMGSCGVMSQMDFILFPKEDIEIFLIKAEFPPSSRIFQTRDKMKYMEEILKKIPKEELVSYSTKIGVQQTDPDDPLSRFGENLGVIMVYLTPESKRERKASAILASIENDIRKTPGLSDVYLEEMAMAPPIGAPITIGVLGKDYEVLKKVSADLQSFLKGIKGVHSVRDDYRNGRKQMYIQLDEGLESFTGVSTFSAANMLRTAYDGERAGNVRQGKTKIYLRVMYDKNFRKNPEEVKSIPLRNKAGNITNLAKISRMDLKDSPELLSHRDFERAVTVNADIKIESGMTSREANQKVIDEFKPLIERQYPGVSIVFGGEEKDTQRSMASLGKAGLIALLGIFIILALTLQNVVRPILILSTIPLGFVGIVAGFVLSGKAFSFLAMIGIIGLAGVLVNASIVLVDCIDSIRKSSNAPLDEILLEASRRRFRPILLTTLTTVAGLLPTAYSVGGSDPVLIPMTLALGWGLGFGTLGSLLYVPVTLSVFSHLRAKLGFKTKPEPKHH is encoded by the coding sequence ATGAGAACGATAATACAATCCTTCATTCACAATAGACTCTTCATGTATTTGGGAGTCATATTCATTTTTGCCGCTGGGGGAATGTCCCTTTGCGGTTTGCGCAGAGACGCTTTTCCGAACGTGGATATGAAGCAGCTCGTAATCACCACAAAATTCCCGGGAGCTTCTCCTGCGGACGTGGAATTACGGGTAACGTATCCTATCGAGGAAAAGATAAAGGAGATAGACGGTATCGATGAGATCCGTTCCTTCTCCCGTAATTCTGTTTCTGATATAGATGTCCGTGTCAGCTTAGAAGAAAAAAATCCGGAAAAAGTTTTGGATGAAATCCGAAGAGCTGTAGACAACGCAATTTCCGATTTTCCAGTGCAGGTTACGGAAAAACCTAAAATTACGGAAAGAAAATCGGGTTCCTTCCCGATCATGGACTTTTCCGTTTATGGTGGAAAGGACGAGATAGAGCTTCATACGATCGCAGAATTTATAGAACTGGAATTGGAAAAGATCCCAGGGATTGCCAGAGTCGATGTATTCGGAAAACGTGATAGAGAATGGCATATTCTTGTAAATGCGGACAGATTAAAACAATACCAATTGGATCTTTCTGATATCACAAGAACGATCCGCACAAGAAATATCAATTTGCCTGCGGGTTCCGTGGATTCGGAGAATGCATTTGATCTACGGATTGACGGAGAATTCAAACAACCTTCCGAGATTGGAAAGATCCCGGTTCGGACCAATGATATATTCTCCACTGTACGTATCGGAAATCTTGCAAGGGTGGAGGATACTTTCGAATATCCTAGATTTCTTGCGATTGCAAACGGACAACAGGGTCTAGTGCTTTCCGTGATCAAAAAGGAAAGAGCGGATGCGATTGAAGTCGCGGACAATGTCCAGGCTAGATTAAAGGAACTGGAAAAAATTTATCCGGAAAGTATCAAAACATTCAAATTAAATGATGAGGCAAAAAGAACTAAGAACAGATTGAATGTGGTTTCTTCTAACGCGCTCATCGGATTTTTGATCGTTTTTGGGATCTTGTTTTTGTTCTTAGATTTCAGAACTGCAACCTTGACCTCTATGTCATTGCCTCTTTCGATGCTTATGACATTTGCGGCACTTCCATTCTTCGATGTTTCCTTTAATATGATCTCCATGATGGGGCTTATCATTTCTCTCGGGATGCTCGTAGATAACTCCATCGTAATTTCGGAAAACATTTATACCTATCTAGGCGAGAGAATGGATAAAACATCCGCTGCCTTGAAAGGAACCACTGAGATGTTAGTTCCGATTTTTGGATCTTATCTCACCACTGTGGCGGCATTCCTTCCTATGTTATTCATGGCAGGGATCATGGGAAAATTTATCTGGCAGATCCCACTTGTGGTGATTATCGCATTGACCGCGAGTTTGATTGAATCCTTCTTATTCCTTCCTTCTAGAATTGCAGCTTTCGCTAAAACTCCGGACGAATTGAAGAGGTCCTCAAAGTTCCGAAAATCCTTGGATTCTTTTTTTGCAAGAATGGAAGAAAGGTTTGCAGATTTTGTGGCATTGACGATCCGAAATCGAAACAAATCCTTCTTTGCGATTATATTCGTGGTCATGGGTTCTTGCGGTGTAATGTCCCAGATGGACTTTATTCTTTTCCCGAAAGAGGACATTGAAATTTTCTTGATCAAGGCGGAGTTTCCTCCTTCTTCTCGTATCTTCCAAACCAGAGATAAGATGAAGTATATGGAAGAGATCTTGAAGAAGATCCCTAAAGAAGAATTGGTAAGTTATTCCACCAAGATCGGAGTACAACAAACGGATCCGGATGATCCATTATCCAGATTCGGAGAAAACCTGGGAGTGATCATGGTATATCTCACTCCGGAGTCCAAACGAGAAAGAAAGGCTTCTGCGATATTGGCTTCCATCGAGAACGATATCCGAAAAACACCGGGACTTTCCGATGTGTATTTGGAAGAAATGGCGATGGCTCCTCCGATCGGAGCACCTATTACGATCGGAGTACTCGGAAAAGATTACGAGGTGCTCAAAAAAGTTTCCGCAGATCTACAATCTTTCTTAAAAGGGATCAAGGGTGTACATTCAGTTCGTGACGACTATAGGAACGGACGAAAACAGATGTATATCCAGCTCGATGAGGGATTGGAAAGTTTTACCGGGGTTTCTACCTTCTCCGCTGCAAACATGCTTAGAACGGCATACGATGGAGAGAGGGCTGGTAATGTTCGCCAAGGTAAGACCAAAATTTATCTGAGAGTGATGTACGATAAGAACTTCCGTAAAAATCCGGAAGAAGTAAAAAGTATTCCTCTTAGAAACAAGGCCGGAAACATCACGAACCTTGCAAAAATTTCCAGAATGGATCTGAAAGATTCTCCTGAATTACTTTCTCATAGAGATTTTGAAAGAGCGGTCACTGTGAACGCGGATATCAAGATCGAGTCAGGAATGACTTCCAGAGAGGCCAACCAAAAGGTGATCGACGAGTTCAAACCTTTGATCGAAAGACAATATCCTGGAGTTTCCATCGTATTCGGGGGAGAGGAGAAGGACACACAAAGATCCATGGCTTCTCTTGGAAAAGCGGGACTGATCGCGTTACTCGGGATCTTTATTATTCTTGCATTAACTTTGCAGAATGTGGTAAGGCCTATTCTGATCTTGAGCACAATCCCACTCGGATTCGTGGGAATCGTAGCAGGATTTGTATTATCCGGAAAAGCATTCAGCTTCTTAGCTATGATTGGTATCATCGGGCTCGCAGGGGTTCTAGTAAATGCATCCATCGTACTTGTGGATTGTATCGATTCGATACGCAAATCTTCCAACGCACCTTTGGATGAGATCTTACTCGAGGCAAGCCGCAGAAGGTTCCGTCCTATCTTATTGACTACATTAACTACTGTTGCGGGACTTCTTCCAACAGCATATAGTGTGGGTGGATCGGATCCGGTATTGATCCCGATGACCTTGGCATTAGGTTGGGGACTTGGATTCGGAACTCTGGGAAGTTTGCTCTATGTTCCTGTGACACTTTCGGTGTTTTCACATTTGAGAGCTAAGTTAGGATTTAAAACCAAACCGGAACCAAAGCATCATTAA
- a CDS encoding fatty acid desaturase family protein, which yields MEASIQIRDLPFAKNRKLSLTVLVLFISFHYLLPLGLLYGSFPFWAAWVFAAALGPVSYTFWNLIHESIHGNFSNERKQNHFWGRFLCIVFGAPYSVLKCSHLMHHKFNREPGDRIEFYDPNSWKPRWFQSLNYYFRITVATYIFEVGTGLLLSLPSRWTKPIADRLVEYPIEEGFFKWIYRPEILEELRKDVFWILVFYIPSFWLFGSNWPLLVFLLLSRSFFISFFDNAYHYGKEINDKNSAFNLTLPKTVSAFFLHFNYHRIHHRFPGCSWDRLPKQMEVCGETWDKSFMKQAWSQWGGLLEPLDGKISK from the coding sequence ATGGAAGCTTCTATCCAAATCAGAGACCTACCATTTGCGAAAAACAGAAAACTTTCGCTGACGGTCTTAGTCTTATTTATCAGCTTCCATTATTTGTTACCTTTGGGACTCTTATATGGTAGTTTTCCGTTTTGGGCCGCTTGGGTTTTTGCCGCAGCTTTGGGGCCGGTGTCCTATACTTTCTGGAATTTGATCCATGAAAGTATCCATGGGAATTTTTCGAACGAAAGAAAACAGAATCATTTTTGGGGAAGGTTTCTTTGTATCGTGTTCGGGGCACCTTATTCCGTTCTGAAATGTAGTCATTTGATGCACCATAAGTTCAATAGAGAACCTGGTGATCGGATAGAATTTTATGATCCAAATTCTTGGAAGCCAAGATGGTTCCAGAGTCTGAATTATTATTTTAGAATTACTGTGGCGACTTACATTTTCGAAGTGGGTACTGGACTTTTACTTTCCCTACCTTCTCGTTGGACAAAACCGATCGCTGATCGTTTGGTCGAGTATCCTATAGAAGAAGGTTTTTTTAAGTGGATCTATCGTCCTGAAATTTTAGAAGAATTGCGAAAGGATGTTTTTTGGATCCTAGTCTTTTATATTCCTTCTTTTTGGTTGTTCGGAAGTAACTGGCCTTTGTTGGTATTCCTACTTCTGAGCAGATCCTTTTTTATATCATTTTTTGATAATGCGTATCACTACGGGAAAGAAATTAATGATAAAAATTCGGCCTTTAATTTAACTCTACCGAAAACGGTGAGTGCGTTTTTTTTACATTTTAATTATCATAGGATTCATCATAGATTCCCTGGATGTTCCTGGGATCGATTGCCGAAACAAATGGAGGTTTGTGGGGAAACCTGGGATAAAAGTTTTATGAAACAAGCATGGAGCCAATGGGGCGGGCTCCTAGAACCTTTGGATGGAAAAATTTCTAAATAA
- a CDS encoding MBL fold metallo-hydrolase has translation MSLIFHSATLLLAFSFFYCFPLDPDRVKSPSYREGRYHNLDPDEELQGKSPLAILRWKLWGPKDPPAVEGLTEELPTVLERNSKDLVAPEGKVRVVWFGHATVWISSTKNGKTVNVLTDPIFDAPIFVTRLVKLPIPKEDLPTVDFVVVSHAHRDHLDRDTLRYLRSKNPNLQILLPSGMKSFSEEEDLGPTVSQELGQTSIKESVKITFLPAHHWSRMGISDTNQYFWGSYSLEAQGKIIYFAGDTGYSSHFKNISERLGKPVDLALLPIGAYKPRWFMKYAHIGPGEALMATKDLNAKSFAPIHWGTFPLGDDLPKEPMLDLKQRLSFPSSPDTKGINPPSDGISWGNKDGVKIVPWTIGSGIDLE, from the coding sequence ATGAGTTTAATATTCCATTCTGCGACTCTCTTACTCGCATTTTCATTTTTTTATTGTTTTCCCTTGGATCCGGACAGGGTAAAGTCCCCCAGTTATAGAGAAGGCAGATATCATAATCTAGATCCTGACGAAGAATTGCAGGGCAAATCTCCATTGGCAATTCTACGCTGGAAGCTCTGGGGTCCCAAAGATCCTCCCGCAGTAGAAGGACTTACGGAAGAACTTCCCACAGTATTGGAAAGAAACTCAAAGGACCTAGTCGCTCCGGAAGGAAAGGTTAGAGTTGTATGGTTCGGACATGCTACGGTTTGGATATCTTCCACTAAGAATGGAAAAACAGTAAACGTTCTGACAGATCCTATCTTTGACGCTCCTATATTTGTAACCAGACTAGTCAAACTTCCTATCCCAAAAGAGGATCTTCCGACCGTGGATTTCGTGGTGGTAAGTCATGCTCATAGGGACCATCTGGACAGGGACACATTACGTTATCTAAGAAGTAAAAATCCGAATTTGCAGATCCTTCTTCCTTCCGGAATGAAATCTTTTTCGGAAGAAGAAGATCTCGGACCGACTGTTTCTCAAGAGTTGGGTCAAACGAGCATCAAAGAATCGGTGAAGATCACATTCCTTCCCGCACATCATTGGAGTAGAATGGGGATCTCGGATACAAACCAATACTTTTGGGGAAGTTATTCTTTAGAGGCCCAAGGAAAGATCATATACTTTGCTGGAGATACGGGATATTCTTCTCATTTTAAAAATATCTCGGAACGTTTGGGGAAACCTGTCGATCTTGCACTTCTTCCCATCGGAGCTTATAAACCTAGATGGTTTATGAAATACGCGCATATCGGACCTGGGGAAGCTTTAATGGCAACCAAGGACCTGAATGCGAAATCATTTGCGCCTATTCACTGGGGGACATTTCCATTAGGAGATGACCTTCCGAAAGAACCTATGTTGGACCTAAAACAAAGATTATCATTCCCAAGTTCACCTGATACAAAAGGGATTAACCCTCCATCCGACGGAATTTCATGGGGAAATAAGGACGGGGTCAAAATTGTACCTTGGACTATAGGCAGCGGTATAGATTTGGAATGA
- the ruvA gene encoding Holliday junction branch migration protein RuvA codes for MISGLQGSIRKLEVGSVHLDVHGVTYEIVISFKTYWELKEFQTSAKEVRLHIHHSINERGQKLFGFLQERDKEFFKVMKGLHGIGEMTALKVLSFFSPWELHKIASSGEAKDLEKIPKVRAKTSEKIFFEVKQNLKKLELFLEAGSEDPSIPETSKEKLPSPEDRFKETAVQALVQLGFEDKSALKEVEKVLKKQNFTDTGELIREILKNL; via the coding sequence ATGATCTCCGGACTCCAAGGTTCCATCCGAAAACTGGAAGTAGGCTCCGTGCACTTAGATGTTCACGGAGTAACTTACGAAATCGTAATTTCCTTCAAAACTTATTGGGAACTGAAAGAATTTCAAACTTCTGCAAAAGAAGTTAGGCTGCATATCCATCATTCCATTAACGAAAGAGGACAAAAACTTTTCGGATTCCTACAAGAAAGAGATAAAGAATTTTTTAAAGTAATGAAAGGTTTACATGGAATAGGAGAAATGACTGCACTGAAAGTCCTCTCCTTCTTCAGTCCTTGGGAATTACACAAAATCGCTTCTTCCGGAGAAGCAAAGGATCTGGAAAAAATCCCCAAGGTCAGAGCCAAAACTTCTGAAAAAATCTTTTTCGAAGTAAAACAAAACCTCAAAAAACTGGAATTGTTTTTAGAAGCAGGTTCGGAAGATCCATCTATCCCGGAAACTTCCAAAGAAAAACTCCCTTCTCCAGAAGACCGATTTAAAGAAACTGCAGTCCAGGCACTTGTCCAACTGGGCTTCGAAGATAAGTCCGCTCTCAAAGAAGTGGAGAAGGTCCTAAAAAAACAAAACTTCACCGATACGGGAGAACTTATCCGAGAGATATTAAAAAATCTTTAA
- a CDS encoding retroviral-like aspartic protease family protein yields the protein MGTIYQKAQLDNTADLLAYKSGNLTQDMIRKVEIEFLVDTGASMVCLPGDLIQILGLQPLYTRPAITANGTVQTKVYSPVQLKIWDRECNMEVMELPIGTPPLLGYLALETLDLYPNPKKQILEGNPDYNGEMRIYLLVA from the coding sequence TTGGGAACAATCTATCAAAAGGCTCAATTAGACAATACCGCCGATCTGCTAGCGTATAAATCCGGAAATTTAACCCAAGATATGATTCGTAAGGTCGAAATCGAATTTCTTGTAGATACCGGAGCCTCTATGGTCTGCCTTCCCGGTGATTTGATCCAAATTCTAGGCCTACAACCATTATACACTAGGCCCGCCATCACTGCAAATGGAACAGTCCAAACAAAAGTTTACTCCCCTGTACAACTTAAAATTTGGGATAGAGAATGTAATATGGAAGTTATGGAACTACCGATTGGGACTCCTCCCCTTTTAGGATATCTTGCATTAGAAACGTTAGATTTGTATCCAAATCCCAAAAAACAAATCTTAGAAGGAAATCCGGATTACAATGGAGAAATGAGAATCTACTTACTCGTTGCTTAA
- a CDS encoding DUF819 family protein, translating into MSDVFHWIISILFLGFVLGFPWLAGSLSKKYKWLGFLGPVVLCYASGIILGNLVPIEFLPKKIAETISEISIPIAIPLLLASSDFLRGIKEARLALFSFFLSCIAVAISSVSVGLFLSSLHPESSKIGGMLAGLYTGGTPNSNAIGLALDTGKATIALVNTVDLLIGGTYLLFLLSFSKKVYSIFLKPEVASGESVEVSSEVHLSPKNPILRLLLGIILSVLGLAASLAISQVILGTASAPLILLGITTWGIGISFSKKVRSLNTYPVGYYFILIFSVAIGFLADFGSLVKGASGVLLIVLATMSIAILLHLVFGILFRIPVDTWIITSVSSIYGPAFVPSVAAAIGNRGVLILGILTGLIGYAVGNYLGLAVYWFLAK; encoded by the coding sequence ATGTCTGACGTATTCCATTGGATAATCTCTATTTTATTTTTAGGGTTTGTTCTCGGTTTTCCATGGCTTGCGGGAAGTCTTTCTAAAAAATATAAATGGCTAGGGTTTTTAGGTCCGGTCGTTCTATGCTACGCTTCCGGAATTATATTGGGTAACTTGGTCCCAATTGAGTTTTTACCTAAAAAGATCGCAGAAACAATTTCCGAAATTTCGATTCCGATCGCGATCCCACTCTTACTCGCCTCTTCTGATTTTTTGCGGGGAATCAAAGAGGCAAGGCTTGCATTATTCTCCTTCTTTCTTTCCTGTATTGCAGTCGCTATCTCATCTGTTTCAGTTGGACTTTTCTTAAGTTCATTACATCCTGAATCCTCTAAAATAGGAGGAATGCTTGCGGGCTTATATACGGGAGGCACTCCGAATTCGAATGCGATCGGTTTAGCCTTGGATACCGGTAAGGCTACAATTGCACTTGTGAATACTGTGGATCTTTTGATTGGTGGAACTTATCTTTTATTCCTTCTTAGTTTTTCTAAAAAAGTATATTCAATTTTCCTAAAACCGGAAGTCGCGAGCGGGGAGAGCGTTGAAGTTTCTTCTGAAGTTCATCTTTCTCCTAAAAATCCTATTTTACGTTTGTTGCTTGGAATTATTCTCTCCGTCTTGGGGCTTGCTGCATCTCTTGCGATTTCTCAAGTAATTTTAGGAACAGCTTCCGCTCCTTTGATACTACTTGGGATTACCACCTGGGGAATCGGGATTTCGTTTTCTAAAAAAGTGAGAAGTTTGAATACTTATCCGGTGGGATATTATTTTATCCTAATATTTTCAGTTGCCATCGGGTTCTTGGCGGATTTCGGAAGTTTGGTGAAGGGCGCGTCCGGTGTACTTTTAATCGTTCTTGCGACCATGTCGATTGCGATCCTTCTTCATTTGGTTTTTGGAATTTTGTTTAGGATTCCTGTCGACACTTGGATTATCACTTCCGTCTCCAGCATTTATGGTCCTGCGTTTGTCCCATCTGTTGCGGCAGCGATTGGCAATCGAGGTGTTCTGATCTTAGGAATTTTAACCGGTTTGATCGGTTATGCAGTAGGGAATTATCTAGGTTTGGCGGTCTATTGGTTTCTGGCGAAGTAG
- a CDS encoding DoxX family protein, with product MLETLLATSNDIVPLVLRLTLGIVIFPHGAQKLLGWFGGYGFKGTYGYFTQTAGLPGIIAFLVIIGESFGSVALILGLLTRFTAISIGIILLGAALLVHREHGFFMNWFGAQKGEGYEFQILAIGLAIALAIVGGGAYSLDLAILSSL from the coding sequence ATGTTAGAAACACTTTTAGCAACCAGCAACGATATCGTTCCACTAGTCTTAAGACTAACCCTCGGAATCGTAATCTTCCCACATGGCGCCCAAAAGTTATTGGGCTGGTTCGGCGGTTACGGATTCAAAGGAACCTACGGCTATTTCACCCAAACTGCAGGACTTCCAGGGATCATCGCATTCTTAGTTATCATTGGTGAATCATTCGGTTCAGTCGCATTAATCCTCGGACTACTTACCCGCTTCACTGCAATTTCCATCGGTATCATTTTACTCGGAGCTGCACTACTCGTTCATAGAGAACATGGATTTTTCATGAACTGGTTCGGAGCTCAAAAAGGAGAAGGTTACGAATTCCAAATATTGGCTATCGGACTTGCAATTGCATTAGCAATCGTGGGTGGAGGAGCTTATTCCTTGGATCTAGCCATCCTTTCTTCACTTTAA
- a CDS encoding sulfurtransferase codes for MKVFYIGLILSVISGTFVSCDSGGGDSNSALAVLAGFGNSIPVSSASDLTNESAASYGDNEWGLVTASRLESWVSDWQNQKPSHISGKLVILQSSLANNFSGDTSGRSYIKSDNANGVYVYHLDDFQAGFRFNQQRNTGLIRNSVRYQADGTTVDQWLKVYGINLNTDLVVFAVGSANNNGTAYTNGSQTQDVTRGIYWLRYWGADIKHLAILDGDIRTNFTNATYLSATKDTAPNTNGNFSVKQLKVDNTIITLTLEDIIKIVKNNGSASISGLTGTQIIVDARPTAQYDQTVGITNTGANHITTAWNDSGAPAAGVSGTPKKYVLFETRIKGAKTFPWASLLDTSATGYRFKDKATLAGIFANTGTGGASYTAGATIVSQCRTNFEAQVNGFVSQNILGYPTVFYDGSLVEWTSLVANYPDSTEGTSFNKLSLTSPFRTDTADLSHAPSGSINYNSYASGGTGSPYVTVAQADIDPTATTTRKAQLEDKAYKY; via the coding sequence ATGAAGGTGTTTTATATTGGGCTGATTCTCAGCGTTATTTCTGGGACGTTTGTCTCTTGCGATTCAGGAGGTGGAGATTCAAATTCTGCGCTTGCAGTCTTGGCTGGTTTTGGAAATTCAATCCCGGTCAGTTCTGCTTCGGATTTAACAAATGAATCTGCTGCTTCTTATGGCGATAACGAATGGGGGCTTGTCACTGCTTCTCGTTTGGAATCTTGGGTGAGCGATTGGCAAAACCAAAAGCCATCTCATATCAGCGGAAAGCTTGTGATCTTACAGAGTAGTCTCGCGAATAATTTTTCGGGAGATACAAGTGGCAGGTCCTACATTAAATCGGACAATGCAAACGGAGTATATGTGTACCATCTGGACGATTTCCAAGCTGGATTTCGTTTTAACCAACAGAGAAATACAGGGCTTATCCGTAATTCAGTTCGTTACCAAGCAGACGGAACGACTGTGGACCAGTGGTTGAAAGTATACGGGATCAATTTGAATACGGACCTAGTTGTATTTGCAGTAGGATCTGCAAACAATAACGGTACCGCTTATACGAATGGAAGCCAAACCCAGGATGTGACTAGGGGAATTTATTGGCTTAGATATTGGGGCGCGGACATTAAACATCTTGCGATCTTGGATGGAGATATCAGGACCAATTTTACGAACGCTACTTATCTTTCGGCAACTAAGGACACGGCTCCGAATACAAATGGGAATTTCAGCGTAAAACAACTGAAGGTGGATAATACGATCATCACTCTTACTTTAGAGGATATCATTAAAATCGTGAAGAATAACGGTAGCGCCTCTATCAGTGGGCTCACCGGAACTCAAATCATTGTGGATGCAAGGCCTACCGCTCAGTATGATCAAACCGTTGGGATTACAAATACAGGAGCAAATCATATCACAACTGCTTGGAACGATTCGGGTGCACCTGCTGCAGGTGTGAGTGGAACTCCTAAGAAGTATGTTCTGTTTGAAACTAGAATCAAAGGAGCAAAAACTTTTCCTTGGGCGTCTTTGTTGGATACATCAGCTACAGGATATAGATTCAAGGATAAGGCGACTCTTGCTGGTATTTTTGCGAACACAGGAACCGGTGGAGCTTCTTATACAGCAGGGGCAACGATCGTTTCCCAATGTAGAACAAATTTTGAAGCACAGGTGAATGGTTTTGTTTCTCAGAATATATTAGGATATCCTACTGTATTCTATGACGGTTCACTCGTGGAATGGACTTCACTTGTTGCGAATTATCCTGATTCAACGGAAGGAACTAGTTTTAATAAACTTTCCTTAACTTCTCCTTTCAGAACGGATACTGCAGATTTGAGTCATGCTCCGAGTGGGAGCATCAATTATAATTCTTACGCTTCCGGTGGAACAGGAAGTCCTTATGTGACTGTAGCCCAGGCGGATATTGATCCGACAGCAACTACAACTCGTAAGGCTCAATTGGAAGATAAGGCTTATAAGTATTAG
- the sucC gene encoding ADP-forming succinate--CoA ligase subunit beta encodes MKIHEYQAKEILRRHNAKVPFGVVIDKKEDGAKAHEEVSSKTGASVVVVKAQIHAGGRGKGGGVKVTKTKEDALAAIDKILGMQLITPQTGAEGKKVLKVYLEQGINIAKEFYLSILLDRAIRKTIVMASTEGGMEIEEVAETHPEKILKIAIDPGIGLQPNQASQLAFDLGLPAESHKSFKALLTSVYNAYIKEDASLLEINPLILTKENEIIAGDCKIDLDENALYRHPENASFRDVSEEDPLEVQASEYNINYVKLDGNIGCMVNGAGLAMATMDIVKLAGAEPANFLDVGGGANVTTVTNGFKLILGDPNVKGIFINIFGGIVRCDRVALGIIEAAKAVNINVPLVVRLKGTNAEEGKKILNESGLNIIGEEDLRTAAKKVAEAIK; translated from the coding sequence ATGAAAATTCACGAGTACCAGGCCAAGGAAATCCTGAGACGCCATAACGCCAAAGTTCCTTTCGGCGTAGTAATTGATAAAAAAGAAGACGGTGCAAAAGCCCATGAAGAAGTTTCTTCCAAAACGGGAGCATCTGTTGTAGTCGTAAAAGCTCAGATCCACGCAGGTGGAAGAGGAAAAGGCGGCGGAGTTAAAGTTACCAAAACCAAAGAAGACGCATTAGCCGCTATAGATAAGATCCTAGGCATGCAACTTATCACTCCTCAAACAGGAGCGGAAGGCAAAAAAGTCCTGAAAGTTTACCTGGAGCAAGGGATCAATATCGCGAAGGAATTTTATTTAAGCATCTTATTAGATCGCGCGATCCGCAAGACAATCGTCATGGCTTCTACCGAAGGTGGAATGGAGATCGAAGAAGTTGCGGAAACCCATCCTGAAAAAATCCTGAAGATCGCTATCGATCCAGGGATCGGATTACAACCAAACCAAGCTTCTCAACTTGCTTTTGATTTGGGACTTCCTGCTGAATCTCACAAGTCTTTCAAGGCTCTTCTTACTTCCGTTTATAATGCTTATATTAAAGAAGATGCATCTTTATTAGAGATCAACCCTTTGATTCTTACTAAAGAGAATGAGATCATTGCAGGTGACTGTAAGATCGATCTTGATGAGAACGCTCTTTATCGCCATCCTGAAAACGCTTCATTTAGAGACGTTTCCGAAGAAGATCCTTTGGAAGTCCAAGCTAGCGAATACAATATCAACTACGTTAAGTTAGATGGAAACATCGGCTGTATGGTTAACGGTGCTGGTCTTGCGATGGCAACCATGGACATCGTGAAACTTGCCGGCGCCGAACCTGCAAACTTCCTAGACGTGGGTGGTGGAGCAAACGTTACCACTGTTACTAACGGATTCAAACTGATCCTGGGAGATCCGAACGTAAAAGGGATCTTCATCAATATCTTCGGAGGAATCGTTCGTTGTGACCGAGTCGCTCTGGGAATCATCGAAGCTGCTAAAGCAGTGAACATTAACGTTCCTCTTGTAGTTCGTTTGAAAGGAACCAACGCGGAAGAAGGCAAAAAAATCCTAAACGAATCCGGACTGAATATTATCGGAGAAGAGGATCTTCGCACCGCGGCTAAAAAAGTGGCAGAAGCCATTAAATAA